The sequence CACTCCCGAACAACGCGAGAGCATTGGTTGGGCCAACCGTGAAGGCATTGCAGATGCAGGAAATCAATTCCACTATTACAGATTGACGAGTGATGGCGGGATTCTCTGGGGCGGCTATGACGCCATCTATAACTTCCGCGGAAAAGTAAGACAAGAGTATGAATTTAGTCCCGATACTTATGCGACTCTCGCGTCCCACTTTCTTAAGACTTTCCCGCAGTTGGAAGGAATTCAGTTCACGCATAGCTGGGGAGGCGCGATCGATACGTGCACTCGATTCTCACCGTTCTGGGGTCATAAAGGTCGCATTGCCTATGTCATGGGATATACGGGCCTTGGTGTTGCTGCCACTCGTTTCGGAGCCGCAACCATGTTGGATTTGCTGGATTGGCAGAAGACCGAGAGAACAGCACTCAAGATGGTCAGACGGAAACCACTCCCATTCCCGCCAGAGCCGTTCCGTTACTTGTTTATTCGCATCACACAGTGGTCGATCAATAGAGCAGACCAGAAGAACGGTCGGCGAAATATCTGGCTGAAAGTCCTTGACCGATTGGGTCTGGGCTTCGATTCCTAGGAGATGCGTTACCCTTTTAGGGTGACCAACATTGGAAATATGTACGGACCAAATTTCACCTTCCTTGGAATCCCGGCATGCGACCTGGATAAACCAGAAACCTTCGCCGATTCCGATGTCATCATCATCGGTGCGCCTATTGATAGCGGAACATCGCACCGCTCCGGTACCAAATTTGGGCCACAAGCCATTCGTGGAGGCGACTACCTGCCTCATGACGGCGAGCGTCCTCACCTCACGCTTCGAGTTGATGCACTTAAAGAATTGAAAGTAAAAGATGCCGGCGATCTCCTAATGCCTGGAGGCGATCTTGTCGCTTCTCTCGCCGTACTGGCAGATGCCACAGAGAAGATTTCTCGAGCCGGGAAAATCCCGGTCATTCTCGGGGGAGACCACTCCATTGCCTCGGCCGATGTTGCAGGAATTGCACGGCATCGAGGCATGGGTAAGATCTCAATGATTCACTTTGATGCGCACGCTGATACGGGCGATACGCAATTCGGCGCACTCGTTGGACACGGAACACCTATGCGCAGATTAATCGAATCCGGCGCAGTGCGAGGTGATCGATTCTTGCAGGTAGGTCTACGTGGATACTGGCCGGAACCTGAGACTCTCGATTGGATGCGTGACCAAGGAATGCGCTCGTACGAGATGACAGAGATTCATAACCGAGGAATGAACACAGTATTGGATGAGTCTTTTGATCGCCTTCTAGATGAGTGCGACGGAGTTTTTCTTTCCATTGATATAGATGTTGTCGATCCAGGGATGGCGCCTGGCACCGGAACGCCAGAACCAGGTGGAATGACAAGCCGTGAATTGCTGGAAGCCGTGCGGCGAATCTGCCTCGAACTCCCAATAGTCGGTATAGACATCGTTGAAGTCTCTCCACCGTATGACAGCGCAGATATCACAGCAATACTTGCCAACCGCGTCGTCCTTGAAGCACTCAGCGGAATCGCAAAACGCAAAAGGGGTGAGGGTTATTCGCCTTCCCAGAATGTTCTCGACAGGTAGCACCTAAGCCGTCTTGCCGGAGTTGGTTGAATTTCATTTCTCTTGAAATCCTGTCCCAACATGAGTTACACGAACATGTTTTCCGCGTGTGAAGCCAGAGAACGTGGAAAATTACGTCTAGGCTTAGAAGACATTTATAGCGAGCGGGGTTGCGATCATGCCGAGTGACGAAGGACTTATGCCACCCGAGATCGCGAGAACTGATCGTCGAATGGTTTATAAAAATCCTTGGATGACGGTCTGGGAAGACCAAGTTGTCTTTCCAGACGGATCCGAAGGCATCTACGGTTGTGTTGATAAACCTGATTTTGCACTTGTTGTCCCGTTCGATGGTTCGGGATTTTATCTCGTGGAGCAGTACCGCTATCCAGTGGATGGCAGGTATTGGGAGTTTCCCCAAGGCTCCTTAGAGAGCGCACCAGATACGGATGTTCTCGAAGTGGCCAAACAGGAACTTAGAGAGGAAACCGGGCTTGCGGCGAAGTCGTTAGAAGTCCTAGGGAGGCTGTATGAGGCTTATGGGTTCTCAAATCAGGGATTCACCGTGTTTCTTGCAACTGAACTCACGCTTGGAAAGTCGAGTCCCGAAATTTCCGAAATGGGAATGGCGTGTCGTCGCTTCGATCCAGATGAAGTTTGGAATCTCATTAAAGACGGTAGGTTGAAAGACGCACCCTCAATCGCAGCGCTCGCGCTTGTCACTCGACACATGGGAATCACCTAACCGCGGCTATCTGGGACGGCGGCGAAGGGAATTGCATTAACGACTGGTGGGGTTGCTGGGCAAGGTTTAACCCGCCAAGATATTTCGCGCTGCAAAAAGTAGGTGCGTGCCACCGTCTACGGCTCCAGCTTCAGCGCAAGCCGCAACCTCGTGCTCAAGGAACCGCCGCCACCGATCAGGATCAGACTCCAAAGAAGAAAGTGCTTCCGGTTTATCCAGAGATGCCCAATTGCTTGCACTCATTGCTAGCACCTCGCCTCCGCAACGCTGAACAAGATTCGTGATATCTGATGCACGGAACATTTGGCAGACATGCGCACCTCCGATATGTCGTAGATCGCCAGTACGCAATATTGCATCGTTCGCGTCCTCCCCAAAAGTTTCTGCAACCGTAATCACATCCTCCAAGAGATGTCTCCACGTGCCGAGCCATGACATCACAGATGCAACGACGATTCCTCCTGGGCGCACGATGCGTAATAGCCCGCTGAAAGCCTCATCAATATTCTCGAACGCATAAGACAACGGCCCTCCGTAGGCCACGACTGCATCAAATTCGCCATCCGCATACTTGGATGTATCGCACACATCGAGTACCTCCCAAGATTCCACTGAAGTCGAACTCGTAAGTCGTGCTCGGTTTAGATCAAGTTGGATGGGCGAGAAGTCGGTAACCGCTACCTTCGCGCCCAATTCAATCAATTCCATTGTGAATCGACCTGGTCCAGCACCGATTTCCAAGACTCGGTCGCCATCACTGATGAAACGAGTTAGAAATTGACGGTGTACTTCCAAACTGACGCGCCCATTGATGTCCTTTTCGAGCCGCTCCCACTCCGCATTTCCAAGTTCATCGTAGTAAGAGCGCATTTTTTGGCGGTCGTCCTGGGTCATGTGTGTCATTCTGCCAGCATGGTGCCACTTCTCGAAGGCCCAATTGTCGAGACTCAAAGGGGTTGCATGAACTCCAGGTCGGTTCCTTGTGTTTCGCAGTGCCAAATGTCTTTTGCGCGCCCGTGCGAGAGGAAATGAGTCATACTACGAGCCGTGCCAGATCTGATCTCCTCCGTTTCAAACTTACTCCGCGAAGCGGCAGAAACGTGTGTGATGCCGGTCTTCGGGAAGCGCGAAGCGAATTCCGAAGAAAAGTCTCCGGGCGAGTGGGTTACCGAAGCAGACAGAGCAGGCGAAGCATTTTTGGAACCCGCATTACGTTCCTTGATCGCGGGCTCTCTGGTTGTCGGAGAGGAAGCGGCCTCCGCTGACCCAACTGTTCTTGATCGACTCACGGACGATGGAAGTGTTTGGCTTATAGATCCACTGGATGGAACCTCAAACTTTGCGAGCGGGATTTCGCCGTTTGCGATAATGGTTGCGCTAGTTCGCAATGGCGACACTGTGTCCTCCTGGATTTTGGATCCAGTTGCGGATCGACTCTCCGTTTCAGAAAAAGGATCAGGATCTTGGATTAATGGTGAACGGATCACCGTTCGTGAGGACTCACCAGAACTGACCTTTATGAACGGGGCCGTGTTGCGCCGATTTCTCCCACAAGAACTAGCAGAACACGTAAAGGCAGTCGAAAGTCGTTTTGCCAGTCTTTCTCTTGGAAGCAAGTGCGCAGGCTTTGACTATCCCGCGATAGCGAATGGATCGATGGACTTTGCCCTCTACTGGAGAACACTGCCGTGGGACCATGCCCCAGGTGTTTTGTTCTTACAGGAAGCAGGCGGACATGCAACACGTCCCGACGGTTCCAATTACCGTGTAGCTGATCACGCTCGTTCGGGTTTGCTTGTTGCGCGCAATAAGGAAATCTGGGCGACGGTGAATTCAACTTTGTCCATTTAGTTCATCACGCACGTGATGTGGGAAAAAGTCGGCTACTCCCTGAACCCGAGAGGGGTTGCATTAACGATTAGTGGGGCTGCCCAAGATTTTGCGCAGATAAATTGAAAGAGCCTCGAGTTTCCTCGAGGCTCTTGCTCAACTTCGCTAACTTCTTGATCGATACCAATAGATCAGTCCTGTGAACTTGAGACTACGGAGTTGACGACGGGAATCGAACCCGCACCGGCAACTTGGTAAAAGTTGTAATGCTGCCGTTACACCACGCCAACAACGCATCCGAATACTTGCCTTACATTTAGGACGCGATGAATAACGCGAGTTTCAATGTGAATGGGTAATAAGTGTGGATAGAAAGCAAGAGAGACCCTAGAGAATTCCAAGGTCTCTCTTGCCGCCAACTCCAAGGCGCAATGCTTGCTTGTGAGGATTACCAGCCCTCGCATCACACCATTTCCTTGCAAAAACCAAGGCGAACAAACTATGGCATAAATTCATGTCACGCGGAGTAACAAAATTCCAGACGGTAAAGGAGCTACATTAACAATTAGTGGGATTGCTCAATGCGGTTGTCTCTGCCAGGGATTAAGTCGAAACCTATAGAAGCGCTCTCAAGTGGCGAACTTTTCCAAACTTTGCGGGAGTTCTGACATGTGGTCAATGACGCTCACACCAAAGAGTTCCAGTTGCTCTCGCGGAGTGACTCCTCCGGCATAGGCAATCACATTCATGTCGGCAGCAAGAGCTGCTTGAACGCCCGCCACACTGTCCTCAACAACAACGCAGTCAGATGGCCCATACCCGAGTATCGATGATGCGTGGAGGAATAGATCTGGTGCAGGTTTTCCAAACGAGACTTCTGATGCACTAAATATACGACCCTCAAATCGTGTCAGGAGTCCGGTTAGTCCCAAGGTGAATTGCATCTTTTCGTGGCTCCCATTGGAAGCCACACACGAGGGAACCGTGATCGAATCGAGGGCATCAATAATTCCTGCAACGGGGCGAAGATCACGCAGCATTGCCTCACGATAAAGGTGTTGGTACGAATCTTCCCAATCGTTGGGCAGTTTATAGCCGATGTGTTCCTCAACAACTTTTAGAAAATGATCGTGCGAGCGACCAACGAATCGGGCGATGATCTCGTCTTTCCCGATCTGCCACCCTAGGTCGGCCAGGACAATCTCATCGATTGCGATGGAGATTACCTCGCTGTCAACAAGCACGCCATCGCAATCGAAAATGATGAGACTTGGCGTGCCCGAGGGAGTTTTTGAAGATTCGCGATCTTGAGCCACGAGGTGAATCTACTGCACTGAATAAGGGGGCGTATTAACGATTAGTGGGATTGCCGAGGCCGCATGCGATGGCAAAAAAGGCACTAGGGAAGGAGCCCTTGCGAATGCATCTGGTGACGTTAGTCTTTCTCTTATGTCCGACTTTATGACGCGAAAAAAGACCGAATTGGCAGTCATTTCTCTCTGTATCACTTTGCTTCTAGGACTGACCTCGGGAGCATTCGCCGCCGCAAAATTGGGTGGTACCTGCACAAAACCTGGCGCTAAAACTAAAGTCGCTGGTAAGACATTCATTTGTGACAAGAAGAATAAGAAATTGGTCTGGGTTGTGGCAAAGGCGACAGCGAAGCCGACTCCGTCGTCGCCTACGAATTCGGAGGGAAAATCGGATCCGAAAAAGAGCGTAGATGAAGGAAAACTCTCCGACTGGCCCAGCCCGGATGCCAAATATATTTCCGCAATCCCTGTGGATCTCACTCAAATTGAGAGTATTTCCAAATATAGGAGTTGCTCGGGTCATAATCGTGATGGATATACATTTGACCAAGTGTTAGAAACGAACAGATCGCTCAAGCACTACTTCTACCCCATAGCGCAATTCCGAGGCACCTTGGACAAAGTAAAAATGTTTGCACCTTTTGACGGAACTGTTGCGAGCATCAATTTAGAGGCCAACAAGGTGAGTGGTCGACCGATGAATGGTAATGGGATTGGCTTTTCAACGCCCTTGGATAAGGGTGTTTTGTTTCAATTTGGACATATCTATTTTGCAAGAGCATTCAAAGTCGGCGATTCCGTTAAAGCCGGCGAACTTATTGGCTACGCAGCCTTAGGAGACAAGGAGTTCGATTTCGATCTGGACCTATTTGGAACCTGGCCGGCAAAGGATGGAAGAGAGATTCTGGGTAGCGTCTTTGATCATATGACGCCTTCCGTGCTGGCTGCGTTCGCAAGTGTGGGAGTGACTCCATTGAATACCAAAGAAACCGAGGCTTTCCGTGATCAGCATCCCTGCGATTTCAGTGGCCAGGGGCAACGAGATGATCGAGCTTCAACGGTTAATTGGGTGCAACTGACGCACTGATTGGTTTTGCCTGCCGCAGAGAGTGGTGATGAACATCAGGGCCTAATCAAGTTCGGCGATCAATCCACCAGCCAGGAGCGCAAAAGTTGAAAGCGCCGCATCAAAATCTGGTGCGCCACCAGCGACTAGGTCCTCCACAAACTTTGAGTATGACACCCTCCGTTGCGAATCTGTAGATGCCTTTTGAAGAGCAGTTTGGAGCATGAGTTTCGGATTTTGTGAGAAAGCAGGATCTTGATTTGCGAATTTCCTGACATCTTCCTCAACAGCCAGTTTGAAGGCTCGATGTGTAGCAACTAAGTCTGGTGCCATGCCCGCCAAGATGTGCACGTCGTGGATATGGCGAACTAGGCGTTCGTCACCATCTTGTTTCGACGAGAGTTTTGAGGAACGCCTAAGGAAACCGAGCACTTTTTCCGCCAGAGTTTCCTCCATGGCGTTACAAGCGAATTTCAAAGACTGTTCAGTCATTCCCAGATCACGAAGAAGCAGCGTGCTTATTGAACGTTGCACTACGGGCAAGTGGGCGGGAGCATAAGTGAACTCCACCTTGATCTCTGGCCGCAAACTTACTTCACTTGGAAACTTCGGCTCATAGCGAAGATCGAAGGTTATGTAACGATTTGCGCTCATAGCTTGGGATGCGTCAACAGCAAATCCGGCATCGACAAAGGCATGAGTCACTGCAACTTTGAGATGACTCATACTTTGCCGGATGGCCGAGGTGCTTCTGCCCGATCGGTCAACAATCTTTATGTCGATGTCCTCAGACATCCGATTCAGATATCCGTATGCCTTGACGAGACTGGTGCCGCCACAGAAGACAAGTGTGAGATCCTCAGTCTCAACTAACTTTAATGCGCGCAATACCTCGGTGAGGTGAACGTCTTTTTCTAATCCTCCCGCAGAAAATAGCGACAAACCTTCGTTCGCCGCAGCGACGATAAGTTCAAATTGCTCGGGCGAGAGGCTTCTCATATATGACCTCACGGTTGCCGAGCTTTAGTTTGCGACTGACCCGCCTGGAACCAGTGGAGATGGTTACTGACATTGGCACCTGATTCGTACTACCGGTTGCGTAAGCCGAACGTGCAACGCCCATTTCCACAGGAATGCGTAAAGAGTCGAATGCTTCAACTACCAAAGATTCGAGCACTTTTCGTGGTATCGGATTGCCTGTGACGGCGCTGGGTATCGCTTTGGCATATACGCCATACCCGAGTCGTACCAGCTTTCCTTTGGTAATCAGCTCACTGATGGCTCGAGTGACTCGGCTTGGGCTACCAAGTTCGGCGAAATCGGCGCGCAAGAAAACATCTCGCTTGCTGCGGCCGATTGACCGTGCAATTCGCGTCTGAGTACTGAGTGCCATGATCCTCCCTTCGCAAACAATGTGCGCTTTGATGGTTAGAATAATACTGCATTTAATGCTTGAAAAGTACCATAAAGGATACAAACAATGTGCGCCTTAAAAGGTCAAAATTCAGAGATCTGACTAATCTGGGCTCCAGGTAGGCGTACATACGCCTCTGAAGACGGAGTCAACGTCAAACTTGGACAGTGACTGGGCTGGTCGGAAGTCCGTTCTCAAAGAGGTTTTTTAGTAGAGCTGCAAGGTCGCGGGGTGTGAGCGAATCGGTTGTGGATTCGAGTTCGGGAAGTGTCCACCAACGGTGCTCCTGCAGACTCTCTCTTTCTTGGTCGGTGAATCCGGAGATGTCGATACTGAAGGCAGGAACGCGCGCAAAGAACCAGGTTTCCCGCACGTCCTGATGTGTTCCGTAAAACATGAAAACGTGGCGTCGATTCCAAATGTGAGGACCAAGTTCGAAATTGACCAATCCTGTTTCCTCTCTTACTTCACGTCTGGCAGCATCTTCGACACTTTCACCGGGCTCAATGCCGCCGCCTGGAGGAAACCAGAAACGAGTGGTGGGTTGATGAGGATCTTGACCACGAAAAAGCAGGACACGGTCTTGGTCATCAAGCATCAGCACGCGAACGGTAGGGCGGATCGGAGGTATCTCCTTCTTTGTCATTGAGTACCTCGATTCGGGAGGGAGCCTTTCAACATGGCAAGTGTACTTATCTGATTACTTATGCCGACTTGCGTTTGCAGACCCTCTCGGTTGAGCCATACCCCGTGAAGTCCTGCACGAGTGGCCGCTATTGCATCCACTTGCGGATCGTCTCCGACATAAACGACTTCCTCAGGTTCGCACTCTAATGAAGCACACATGTGCAGGAAAGCTCGCGCATCGGGTTTGGGATGGGTCACCTTGCCTATTGCTAGAACCGACGAGAAGAAATGACTTAACCCCATTTTTGCCAATTTGCGCTCCTGTTGTTCTTGCTGCCCATTGGTTAAAACCGCGAGAACGTACCCTGACTCTCGTAGGGCTTCAAGGGTGGGAAGTGCGTCCGAATAAGCGACCCATGAATTCGAATATTCCTCAAGATACTCTGTGAAATATTCATCCAAATGATCGCTATCTGCGTGAAGATTTGCTCTCTGAAGGAATTCGCGCATTCGTTCGCGTCGATGTTCTGCCAGTGTCAAATTTCCGGCGACATACTCGGAGAAATATTTCTGTTCTATTTGTTGCCAGATGGTTTCGAGATCAGGTTCACCTTCGTAGACCCAGTCTCTTCGGCGTAAGAAGGAAGATAACCCAGCCGCTGCGGCACCGCGATGGTCGAAAAGGGTGTTATCTAAATCAAAACCAATTCCGCGGATCACTGTGGGTCAATGACTTTTCTGCTAGTGATTCGGTACGTTCCTTAAACCGCCGCAATCGCCTCGTCAAGAATGCCGAGTGCTTCACGTAAGAGGTGCTCTGGCATCACAAGCGGAGGGAGAAGTCGGATGACGTTGCCGTAAGTGCCGGCCGAGAGAATAAGTACTCCCTGTTGCTGGCAGTACTTAACAATTGAGGTGAGCGCGGCAGGATTTGGCTCTATTCCACCAGGAATGACAAGCTCGATCGCTTGCATGGCGCCCCGACCGCGTACTTCACCGATGATTGGATACTTTCTCTTCATCTCATGAAGAGCATCCGAAATTATCTTTCCCATCTCAAGTGCACTCTTGCAGAGATCCTCTTCTTCGATGGTCGCAATTGCGCCGATGGCCGCTGCACATGCAACGGGGGAGCCACCGTATGTTCCACCTAATCCGCTTCCATGCACTGCATCCATGATTTCTGCGCGTCCAGTGACACCTGCCAACGGAAGTCCACCGGCAATTCCCTTTGCTGTTGCGATGATGTCTGGAACTACACCTTCGTCCTCCGAGGCAAACATCTGACCAGTGCGGGCAAAACCAGTTTGGACTTCATCGGCAATGAAAACGATGCCGTTCTCGGTTGCGAACTTAGAGAGCCCCGGCAGGAAGCCCTTGGGCGGAACGATGAAACCGCCTTCACCTTGAATCGGTTCGATGACAATGGCGGCAATATTTTTTGCGCCTAGCTCTTTCTCCATTTTATGTATGACGAAATCGAGTGCCTCTTCCGCACACTTCTCGGCTCCGCCTGGCCAACGCATTGGGTAGGCCATGGGCATCCGATAAATCTCAGGAGCGAATGGACCGAAACCTTCCTTGTACGGCAAGTTCTTCGCAGTCATAGCCATAGTGAGGTTGGTGCGACCGTGATAACTATGCTCGAAAACGACGATGGCTTGGCGCTTGGTATAACTACGGGCAATCTTCACCGCATTTTCAATGGCCTCGGCACCGGAATTGAGAAGAATTGATTTCTTCTTATGGGTACCTGGAGTGAGGCGGTTGAGGGCCTCGCATACCTCGATGTAACCAAGGTATGGGGCGACCATGAAGCAGGTATGTGTGAATGCGGCAACCTGCGCCTGCACGTTGGCCACGACGCGTTCGGCGCTATTGCCTACATTGACCACCGCGATGCCCGCGCCCATGTCAATAATGGAATTTCCGTCCACGTCCACAATGACTCCGCCACCGGCTCGTTCGACCACAATAGGTATAGCCATTCCCAGGGCGGCGGAGACCGCCTCTGAACGCCGCTTGAGAATTTCTTGAGACTTTGGACCTGGGATTGCAGTCACCAATGAACGTACCTGAGGGATCGTTGTCATGGCGGAAATTCTACTACTTGCAATAAGTTCTCACTTGTCAGCCTGACCTGCCAAGATAGCGCAATGCAATTACTCGGGATTCTGGCTTTTGTCGTTGCGCTCCTATTTTCAGTGATGGTCCACGAATTCGGACACTTCATTACTGCGAAGCATTTTGGTATGCGGGTGAGCGAGTTTTTCCTTGGATTCGGAACGAAAATCTGGTCCACGGTCCGTGGCGAGACTGAATTCGGTATAAAGGCCATTCCAGCCGGAGGGTACTGCCGTATCGAAGGGATGTCGCCGAGTGAAGGTCTCATCGGGGGCGAGCGAGATTTCTACCGTGCCAAAGGAAGTCGAAAGCTAATAGTTCTTGGGGCGGGCTCTTTTCTACACTTCGTCCTTGGCTATGTGCTGCTTCTCATTCTCTTTATAGGTATAGGCACTTCGCAAGCGACCTC comes from Candidatus Paceibacterota bacterium and encodes:
- the speB gene encoding agmatinase, encoding MTNIGNMYGPNFTFLGIPACDLDKPETFADSDVIIIGAPIDSGTSHRSGTKFGPQAIRGGDYLPHDGERPHLTLRVDALKELKVKDAGDLLMPGGDLVASLAVLADATEKISRAGKIPVILGGDHSIASADVAGIARHRGMGKISMIHFDAHADTGDTQFGALVGHGTPMRRLIESGAVRGDRFLQVGLRGYWPEPETLDWMRDQGMRSYEMTEIHNRGMNTVLDESFDRLLDECDGVFLSIDIDVVDPGMAPGTGTPEPGGMTSRELLEAVRRICLELPIVGIDIVEVSPPYDSADITAILANRVVLEALSGIAKRKRGEGYSPSQNVLDR
- a CDS encoding NUDIX hydrolase; its protein translation is MPSDEGLMPPEIARTDRRMVYKNPWMTVWEDQVVFPDGSEGIYGCVDKPDFALVVPFDGSGFYLVEQYRYPVDGRYWEFPQGSLESAPDTDVLEVAKQELREETGLAAKSLEVLGRLYEAYGFSNQGFTVFLATELTLGKSSPEISEMGMACRRFDPDEVWNLIKDGRLKDAPSIAALALVTRHMGIT
- a CDS encoding methyltransferase domain-containing protein; amino-acid sequence: MTHMTQDDRQKMRSYYDELGNAEWERLEKDINGRVSLEVHRQFLTRFISDGDRVLEIGAGPGRFTMELIELGAKVAVTDFSPIQLDLNRARLTSSTSVESWEVLDVCDTSKYADGEFDAVVAYGGPLSYAFENIDEAFSGLLRIVRPGGIVVASVMSWLGTWRHLLEDVITVAETFGEDANDAILRTGDLRHIGGAHVCQMFRASDITNLVQRCGGEVLAMSASNWASLDKPEALSSLESDPDRWRRFLEHEVAACAEAGAVDGGTHLLFAARNILAG
- a CDS encoding inositol monophosphatase, encoding MPDLISSVSNLLREAAETCVMPVFGKREANSEEKSPGEWVTEADRAGEAFLEPALRSLIAGSLVVGEEAASADPTVLDRLTDDGSVWLIDPLDGTSNFASGISPFAIMVALVRNGDTVSSWILDPVADRLSVSEKGSGSWINGERITVREDSPELTFMNGAVLRRFLPQELAEHVKAVESRFASLSLGSKCAGFDYPAIANGSMDFALYWRTLPWDHAPGVLFLQEAGGHATRPDGSNYRVADHARSGLLVARNKEIWATVNSTLSI
- a CDS encoding HAD family hydrolase, whose amino-acid sequence is MAQDRESSKTPSGTPSLIIFDCDGVLVDSEVISIAIDEIVLADLGWQIGKDEIIARFVGRSHDHFLKVVEEHIGYKLPNDWEDSYQHLYREAMLRDLRPVAGIIDALDSITVPSCVASNGSHEKMQFTLGLTGLLTRFEGRIFSASEVSFGKPAPDLFLHASSILGYGPSDCVVVEDSVAGVQAALAADMNVIAYAGGVTPREQLELFGVSVIDHMSELPQSLEKFAT
- a CDS encoding nucleotidyl transferase AbiEii/AbiGii toxin family protein, whose amino-acid sequence is MRSLSPEQFELIVAAANEGLSLFSAGGLEKDVHLTEVLRALKLVETEDLTLVFCGGTSLVKAYGYLNRMSEDIDIKIVDRSGRSTSAIRQSMSHLKVAVTHAFVDAGFAVDASQAMSANRYITFDLRYEPKFPSEVSLRPEIKVEFTYAPAHLPVVQRSISTLLLRDLGMTEQSLKFACNAMEETLAEKVLGFLRRSSKLSSKQDGDERLVRHIHDVHILAGMAPDLVATHRAFKLAVEEDVRKFANQDPAFSQNPKLMLQTALQKASTDSQRRVSYSKFVEDLVAGGAPDFDAALSTFALLAGGLIAELD
- a CDS encoding DUF6088 family protein, with the translated sequence MALSTQTRIARSIGRSKRDVFLRADFAELGSPSRVTRAISELITKGKLVRLGYGVYAKAIPSAVTGNPIPRKVLESLVVEAFDSLRIPVEMGVARSAYATGSTNQVPMSVTISTGSRRVSRKLKLGNREVIYEKPLARAI
- a CDS encoding NUDIX domain-containing protein; protein product: MTKKEIPPIRPTVRVLMLDDQDRVLLFRGQDPHQPTTRFWFPPGGGIEPGESVEDAARREVREETGLVNFELGPHIWNRRHVFMFYGTHQDVRETWFFARVPAFSIDISGFTDQERESLQEHRWWTLPELESTTDSLTPRDLAALLKNLFENGLPTSPVTVQV
- a CDS encoding HAD family hydrolase; its protein translation is MIRGIGFDLDNTLFDHRGAAAAGLSSFLRRRDWVYEGEPDLETIWQQIEQKYFSEYVAGNLTLAEHRRERMREFLQRANLHADSDHLDEYFTEYLEEYSNSWVAYSDALPTLEALRESGYVLAVLTNGQQEQQERKLAKMGLSHFFSSVLAIGKVTHPKPDARAFLHMCASLECEPEEVVYVGDDPQVDAIAATRAGLHGVWLNREGLQTQVGISNQISTLAMLKGSLPNRGTQ
- the gabT gene encoding 4-aminobutyrate--2-oxoglutarate transaminase; translation: MTTIPQVRSLVTAIPGPKSQEILKRRSEAVSAALGMAIPIVVERAGGGVIVDVDGNSIIDMGAGIAVVNVGNSAERVVANVQAQVAAFTHTCFMVAPYLGYIEVCEALNRLTPGTHKKKSILLNSGAEAIENAVKIARSYTKRQAIVVFEHSYHGRTNLTMAMTAKNLPYKEGFGPFAPEIYRMPMAYPMRWPGGAEKCAEEALDFVIHKMEKELGAKNIAAIVIEPIQGEGGFIVPPKGFLPGLSKFATENGIVFIADEVQTGFARTGQMFASEDEGVVPDIIATAKGIAGGLPLAGVTGRAEIMDAVHGSGLGGTYGGSPVACAAAIGAIATIEEEDLCKSALEMGKIISDALHEMKRKYPIIGEVRGRGAMQAIELVIPGGIEPNPAALTSIVKYCQQQGVLILSAGTYGNVIRLLPPLVMPEHLLREALGILDEAIAAV